The proteins below are encoded in one region of Pseudomonas putida NBRC 14164:
- a CDS encoding M20 aminoacylase family protein, which translates to MSRHQHILAWLNDVASDLHAIRHDIHAHPELGFEESRTSALVARLLEAWGYEVHTGIGKTGVVGVLRNGSSTRRLGLRADMDALPIHEATGAAYSSQHQGCMHACGHDGHTTMLLGAARYLAATRQFDGTLTLIFQPAEEGQGGAEAMLADGLLERFPCDALFGMHNMPGLPAGHLGFREGPMMASQDLLTVTLDGVGGHGSMPHLSVDPLVAAASVVMALQTVVARNIDAQEAAVVTVGALQAGEAANVIPQQALLRLSLRALKAEVRAQTLERVRAIIVSQAESFGCRASIEHRPAYPVLVNHAAENAFATQVGVELLGAEAVDGNTRKLMGSEDFAWMLQRCPGAYLFIGNGVSRPMVHNPAYDFNDDILLTGAAYWGALAERWLAPA; encoded by the coding sequence ATGTCCCGACATCAGCACATCCTGGCCTGGCTGAACGATGTGGCCAGCGACCTGCACGCGATCCGTCACGATATCCACGCCCACCCGGAACTGGGTTTTGAAGAAAGCCGCACCTCGGCGCTGGTCGCCCGGCTGCTCGAGGCGTGGGGCTATGAAGTGCACACCGGCATCGGCAAGACCGGTGTGGTCGGTGTGCTGCGCAATGGCAGCAGCACACGCCGGCTGGGCTTGCGCGCCGACATGGACGCGCTGCCCATCCACGAAGCAACGGGCGCGGCCTACAGCAGCCAGCACCAAGGTTGCATGCACGCCTGCGGCCATGACGGGCACACCACCATGCTGCTGGGCGCTGCGCGCTACCTGGCGGCAACCCGGCAGTTCGACGGCACGCTGACGCTGATCTTCCAGCCGGCCGAGGAGGGCCAAGGCGGTGCCGAGGCGATGCTGGCCGACGGCCTGCTGGAACGCTTCCCCTGCGATGCGCTGTTCGGCATGCACAACATGCCCGGGCTGCCGGCCGGGCATCTTGGTTTTCGCGAGGGGCCGATGATGGCCTCGCAAGACCTGCTCACGGTGACCCTCGACGGGGTGGGCGGCCATGGCTCGATGCCGCACCTGAGCGTAGACCCGCTGGTGGCAGCGGCCAGTGTGGTGATGGCGCTGCAAACCGTGGTGGCGCGCAACATCGATGCGCAGGAGGCTGCGGTGGTCACCGTCGGCGCCCTGCAGGCCGGCGAAGCGGCCAACGTGATTCCGCAACAGGCGCTGTTACGCCTTAGCCTGCGTGCGTTGAAGGCCGAGGTGCGGGCGCAGACCCTGGAGCGGGTGCGGGCAATTATCGTCAGCCAGGCCGAAAGCTTTGGTTGCCGTGCCAGCATCGAGCACCGCCCGGCCTACCCGGTGCTGGTCAACCATGCCGCAGAAAATGCCTTCGCCACGCAGGTGGGGGTGGAGTTGCTCGGTGCCGAGGCGGTGGATGGCAACACCCGCAAGCTGATGGGCAGCGAGGACTTCGCCTGGATGCTGCAGCGCTGCCCGGGCGCCTACCTGTTCATCGGCAATGGTGTATCGCGGCCGATGGTGCATAACCCGGCCTACGACTTCAACGACGACATCCTGCTGACCGGTGCCGCCTACTGGGGCGCGCTGGCAGAGCGCTGGCTCGCGCCCGCCTGA